A part of Capsicum annuum cultivar UCD-10X-F1 chromosome 6, UCD10Xv1.1, whole genome shotgun sequence genomic DNA contains:
- the LOC107873148 gene encoding uncharacterized protein LOC107873148, which translates to MQRVIAAYYKSSKIPKPSTENTENPPLFAVQTASRATKHSPMASHFPTTTRSRAMARSAIPPEPPKLEYPFSLSTRKLQWRRKSTRIKVSSDGENSSYLEMWKKAMERKRKSDEFQRIAENVERDDESPEILEKKSEEFKKILQVSTEERDRIQRMQVVDRAAAAIAAAKALMKENPMPQQDELEEAHDGENQQEGTGNVISIVPRSGTIMGTPGPSFWSWTPPSDSSSDDIQMMLDSSLSPDPPIPIIEKERSPDFLSIPFQSAMVDRKHSPPLPPLQSHLEVENLEDSSSMSEMPHQEEERELGILFSTNAAEAAYALKQENEASSEGIYPDGSRWWKETGTERRPDGVVCKWTLTRGISADKTVEWEDKYWEAADEFGHKELGSEKSGRDAAGNVWHEFWKESMWQSGGLVYMEKTADKWGRNEKGEEWQEKWWEHYGAGGKAEKWAHKWCSIDPNTPLDAGHAHVWHERWGEMYDGKGGNIKYTDKWAERFEGDGWSRWGDKWDENFDLNGHGVKQGETWWEGKHGDRWNRTWGEGHNGSGWVHKYGKSSNGEHWDTHVNEETWYEKFPHYGFYHCFENSVQLREVKKPSEWP; encoded by the exons ATGCAGAGAGTAATAGCAGCTTACTATAAATCTTCGAAAATCCCAAAGCCTAGTACAGAGAATACTGAAAACCCACCGCTCTTTGCTGTGCAAACTGCAAGCAGAGCAACTAAACACTCTCCAATGGCGTCTCATTTCCCCACAACTACTCGCTCACGCGCCATGGCACGCTCCGCCATTCCCCCAGAACCACCCAAACTCGAATACCCATTTTCCCTTTCCACCAGAAAATTGCAATGGAGAAGGAAGAGTACAAGGATCAAAGTTTCATCAGATGGGGAAAACTCATCATACTTGGAAATGTGGAAGAAGGCAATGGAACGTAAGAGAAAGTCTGATGAGTTTCAAAGAATAGCTGAGAATGTTGAAAGAGATGATGAAAGCCCTGAGATATTGGAGAAGAAGAGCGAGGAATTCAAGAAGATTCTTCAAGTTTCAACCgaagaaagagatagaattcAAAGAATGCAGGTTGTTGATCGTGCTGCTGCTGCTATTGCTGCCGCTAAGGCATTGATGAAAGAGAATCCAATGCCCCAACAGGACGAATTGGAAGAAGCTCATGATGGTGAAAATCAACAAGAAG GAACGGGAAATGTCATTTCAATTGTGCCTCGATCTGGAACAATTATGGGAACACCAGGTCCAAGCTTCTGGTCCTGGACACCTCCTTCAGACAGTTCTTCTGATGACATTCAGATGATGTTAGATAGCTCTCTGTCTCCGGACCCACCAATCCCTATCATAGAGAAAGAACGATCTCCAGATTTTCTATCTATCCCATTTCAGAGTGCTATGGTTGATAGAAAGCATAGTCCTCCTCTTCCACCTCTTCAGTCACATTTAGAGGTTGAAAATTTGGAAGATTCCAGCTCAATGTCTGAGATGCCTCACCAGGAGGAGGAACGTGAACTTGGCATTCTGTTCTCGACAAATGCAGCGGAAGCAGCTTATGCCCTTAAGCAGGAAAATGAGGCATCATCTGAGGGAATCTATCCTGATGGATCAAGATGGTGGAAGGAGACCGGGACTGAACGACGACCTGACGGGGTGGTCTGCAAGTGGACGCTAACCAGGGGCATTAGTGCTGACAAAACTGTTGAATGGGAAGACAAGTATTGGGAAGCTGCTGATGAATTTGGTCATAAGGAACTAGGTTCTGAGAAGTCAGGACGAGATGCTGCTGGAAATGTTTGGCATGAGTTCTGGAAAGAATCAATGTGGCAG AGTGGTGGGCTTGTCTACATGGAGAAAACTGCAGATAAGTGGGGAAGGAATGAGAAAGGTGAGGAGTGGCAGGAGAAATGGTGGGAGCACTATGGTGCCGGTGGCAAAGCGGAGAAATGGGCTCATAAATGGTGCAGCATTGATCCAAACACACCCCTTGATGCCGGTCATGCTCATGTTTGGCACGAGAG GTGGGGTGAGATGTATGATGGAAAAGGCGGCAACATAAAATACACTGATAAATGGGCTGAGCGTTTTGAGGGTGATGGTTGGTCGAGATGGGGTGATAAATGGGATGAGAACTTTGATCTGAATGGGCATGGCGTCAAGCAAGGGGAGACATGGTGGGAAGGCAAACATGGAGATCGTTGGAATCGTACTTGGGGAGAGGGCCACAATGGTTCAGGATGGGTGCACAAGTATGGAAAGAGCAGCAATGGGGAGCACTGGGACACCCATGTAAATGAAGAAACATGGTATGAGAAGTTCCCTCACTATGGTTTCTACCATTGTTTtgagaattcagtccagctccGCGAAGTCAAGAAACCTTCTGAATGGCCATGA